In Mycobacterium sp. ITM-2016-00317, the genomic window CACGCAATGGGCGGTCGGGCTCGTCGGCGCACACGTCGAACAGCTGGCCGACCAGATCGCCGCCAATATCGCCGAGATGGGTACGGCGGTACGCGGAGCTGGCAACACCTACGAGGTGACCGACAAGGGCCTGGCCGAGCGCTTCGTCGGGATCTTCTGATTCGTGTTGCCCTCACGCTCCCGGCTGGAACGCTGGAATCCCGACACACTG contains:
- a CDS encoding type VII secretion target, yielding MEVDPDVLRAFAGQVDIASVRIREADVGGKVASAADGLDGSTTQWAVGLVGAHVEQLADQIAANIAEMGTAVRGAGNTYEVTDKGLAERFVGIF